In the Alphaproteobacteria bacterium genome, ACAAACTTCAGTCGCCGCAGAGCATCGATTGCGATGTGCTGGTTTGTTCCAACGATCGCGCTGCCCGCGAATCGGTCATCGCCCTTGCCGGTGCGGCCGGCCTCCGCGGCATCGACGCGGGACCGCTTGCGAACGCGGTCGCGGCCGAAGCACTCACCTCGATCCTTATCGGAATCAATCGGCGCTACAAGGTCGACGGTGCTGGCATTCGGATAACCGGCGACCTCGTCGCCTCGGCGGGCTAGATCATGACCGGCTCGGCTCGAATCCTATCCTGCAGCCGGCCGAGTGTTTGCACGCCGTGGGTTGGGGCGATCGAGCCCTATCCGGTCCAACGCTAGCGGCCGCACGTCTCGATGGCCACGAGCACGGTCACCCTCTCTGCACTCTCGGACATTCCGCTCGTTGAGCCGGGTGACGATCTCGGCGCCATACTGATTGGGGCGATCGAAGGTGGAGGGTATTGCCTGCATGATCGGGACGTGTTGGTGATCGCGCAGAAGATCGTATCGAAGGCGGAGAACCGCTATGTCGACCTCGCCGACGTGGCCCCCTCCCCGCGTGCGGTCGAGCTTGCTTCGGCGGTGAAGAAGGATCCGCGCCTGGTCGAAGTGATTCTCTCGGAGTCGACCGAAGTCGTCCGCCATCGAGGCGAGGTGCTGATCGTCGCTCATCGGCTCGGCTTCGTCATGGCGAACGCCGGCGTCGATCAATCCAATATCGAGCATCCCGGCGGGAGGGATCGGGTGTTGCTCCTGCCTAAGGACCCCGACGGGTCCTGTTCTGTGATGAAGAACCGCCTCGATGCGCATTTTGGCGTCGAGATCGGGGTCGTGATCAACGACAGCTTCGGGCGCGCGTGGCGCAATGGCGTCGTCGGCGTGGCACTCGGTGCTGCGGGGCTTCCTGCGATCGTCGACATGGTGGGCGAGCCGGATCTTTTCGGACGGCGGATGCGGGTGACGCAAATCGCCTTGGCGGACGAGGTCGCGTCGGCGGCCTCGCTCTTGATGGGACAGGCGGCGGAAGGCCGGCCGGCGGTCCTCGTGCGCGGTCTCGATTGGGGCGCGCGGCGCGCCATCGCGGCGCGCGAGCTCGTTCGACCCAAGGAACTCGATCTTTTTCGTTGAACGGCAACAAGGGGCCTCGATGTCGTGAGTAGTTGTCGTGAATAAAGGGCCGAAAGACGTCTTCCCCGATACGTCCGGCAAGGTGCTTGCACTTTGCGGCGGCGTTGGCGGGGCCAAATTGGCGCTCGGGCTCCATCGCATATTGCCGCCGGAAAGCCTCGCGATCGTCGCGAACACCGGGGACGATTTCGAGCATCTCGGCCTTCACGTTTCGCCCGATCTCGATACCGTCCTCTATACGCTTGCCGGGTTGAACAATCCCGAGACGGGTTGGGGCCGTGCGAACGAGACCTGGACGTTCATGGAGGCGCTCAGCACACTTGGCGGCGAGTCGTGGTTCATGCTGGGCGATGGGGATCTTGCAATCCATGTCGAGCGCACACGCAGGCTCCGGGCGGGTGAGACGCTGACGGAGGTAACGCGCGATTTCGCATCTCGCCTTGGGCTCAACACGGCACTTCTTCCCATGAGCGACGATCCCGTGCGCACGCTCGTCCGCACCGACGAAGGGGTACTGGAATTCCAGCGCTACTTCGTCCAACTGCGCTGCGCACCCATTGCGCGAGGCTTCATCTACGAGGGTGCTGCCCAGGCAGCACCCAATCCTGCCTTGATGGCGATGCTCGGCGCACCCGATCTTGCGATGGTGGTGATCTGCCCCTCGAATCCCTATTTGAGCGTCGATCCGATCCTGGCCCTGCCGGGCGTTCGCGATGCGCTCGCCACTTGTGCGGCACCCGTCGTCGCAGTGTCGCCGATCGTCGCCGGGCAGGCGGTGAAGGGGCCGGCCGCCAAGATCATGGCCGAACTCGGCGTGCCGCGAACGCAATCCGCCATCGCCCGGCATTATGAGGGCTTGATCGACGGCCTCGTGGTCGACGAGACCGATGTGGCGGAAAGTCGCGATCTGGCGCTCCCCGTCGAGGTGACGCATACTCTCATGAAATCTCTCGATGACCGCATGGCGTTGGCGCAGCACCTCATCTCGTTTGCCGCACGGCTCAGGAATTCCGGCAACAGAAGGCGACCCACAGGGCGCCAGCGCGCGGGAAGAGGTGGCGCATGAGCGTTCCCGGCATTTGGGCCGTGGTTCCGGCCAAGGATCTGGCGCAGGCAAAGCGGCGGCTCGCCGGTGTGTTGAGTGCCGCAGAGCGCCAAGGCTTCGCACGCGCCATGTTCGAGGACGTGCTCGACGCACTCGTTCGCGCGCCGAACCTCGCGGGCGGCCTCGTCGTGACGCGCGATGCAGCGCTTGCGGCCCTGGCGCGTGGCTACGGGCTGCGAGTCATCGCGGATTTGCGACATGAGGGACCGAACGGGGCGATCGCACTTGCGGCGAAGACGCTCGCGGCCCAAGGGGCCGCGGGTATGATTGCGATCCCCGCCGACGTGCCGCTCGTGAGTGCGGAGGATATCGCCAGTATCCTCGCCGGCATTTCGAAAGGGCCGTCGGTGACACTCGCACCCGCATTCGCGGACATGGGTACGAATGGAATTGCACTCGCACCACCCGATGCAATTCCACCCTGCTTCGGTCCGCAAAGCTTCTTTCGCCATCAGGAAGTAGCGTTGAAACGTGGCATCGAGCCGCATGTTCTGCGGCTCCCCAACCTCGGGCTCGATGTCGACCGGCCTGGAGACCTCGCGCGATTCATCGCTCGGCCGTCGGCGACACGGAGCTATCGCTGCCTGGAGGCAAGCGGGGCGCTCGCGCGCTTGCGCCACGCGCTATCGATGTCGCCTGACGAAAACGCCAGTCGCGGCGCGCTCCAGCCGCGCGAAGGGAACGGTTAGAATGTCAGAGCCAGTGCCGAGCCTCCTTCGGAAGGCAATGGACGGCGGCCGATTGAGCGAGGCGGAGTCGCTCTCGCTTGCGGGGTGTGAGGACCTTTCGGCCCTAATGCGCGCCGCGGCAGCCCTTCGCGACGCCGGCCACGGCCGAAACGTCAGTTACTCCCGCAAGGTATTCATTCCCCTCACCCAGCTCTGTCGCGACGTTTGCCACTATTGCACGTTTGCGCATCCGCCGCGCCGGGGGGAACGTGCCTACATGACGCAGAAGGAAGTGCTCGCCGTCGCAAGGGCCGGTGCGACCGCCGGGTGCAAGGAAGCGCTCTTCACCCTCGGCGACAAGCCGGAACTTCGCTACGCCATCGCACGCGAGGAACTCGAGGCACTCGGCCATCCCAGCACGATTGCCTACCTCACCGCCACGGCGAAGCTCGTCTTCGAGGAAACCGGGCTTCTGCCCCACGTCAATCCAGGGGTCCTTACCGCCGACGACATCGTGGCCCTTCGGGCCGTCTCGGTGTCCCAGGGCCTCATGCTGGAAAGCAGCGCTGAACGCCTTAGCGCGCGAGGCGGGCCGCATTTCGGCTCGCCCGACAAGCATCCCGCCTTGAGGCTGGAGACGATCCGCCTCGCCGGCGAATATGCCGTACCCTTTACATCGGGACTCCTGATCGGCATCGGCGAGACGCGCCGGGAGCGCATTGAATCCCTTTTGGCGTTGCGCGCCGCCCACGAACGCCACGGCCATATTCAAGAAGTGATCGTCCAGAACTTCCGCGCCAAGCCCGACACGATCATGGCCGATGCCGAAGATGCGAGCCTCGACGAGCATCTTTGGACGATCGCGATCGCCCGCCTCGTGCTTGGAGCGGCCATGAACATCCAGGCCCCACCCAATTTGAGGCCAGGCGCGCTCGAACCGCTGATTGCCGCAGGCATCAACGACTGGGGTGGGGTCTCGCCGGTAACGCCCGATCACGTCAATCCCGAGGCGCCCTGGCCGCATCTCGAGGCACTCGAGCGCGCGACGAACGAGGCGGGCAAGGAGCTCGTCGAGCGGCTTGCGATTTATCCGGACTATGCGCGAGCGCCGCAGCACTGGGTCGATCAAGGGCTCGCGGCTTCCGTCTTGCGCAACATCGACGGCGAGGGGTTCGCGCGCGTGGGGCCTTGGTCGCCGGGTGCGGACGAGCGTGTTCCCGAAAAAGACATGGCGCTCATCGCAGCGTCCAAGCCTGCGACGATCGAGCACGGCCTCATGAGGACACTGGCCCAGGCGGAGCGCGGCGAGGCGCTTTCAGAGCAAGAGATAACGCGCCTTTTCAGGGTGCGCGGTGCCGAATTCGGTGCGGTCTGCGCTGCCGCCGACGAGCTTCGTGCGAACGTCAATGGCGATCGCGTAAGCTACGTCGTCAATCGGAACATCAACTACACGAACGTCTGTTATTTCCGCTGTCAATTCTGCGCCTTCTCGAAGGGCAAGCTGAGCGAGAACCTGCGCGGCCGGCCGTATGACCTCGCACTCGAGGAGATCGAGCGGCGCACGCGCGAGGCATGGGCGCGCGGGGCGAGCGAGGTCTGCATGCAGGGCGGCATTCATCCCGAATACACGGGTGCGACCTATCTCGATATTTGCCGCGCGGTCAAAAGGGCGGCCCCGGATATCCACGTGCACGCCTTCACCGCCCTCGAGGTCTGGCAGGGCGCCCGCACGCTCGGCATGACCGTCTCCGATTTTCTTGCCGAGCTTAGCGATGCGGGGCTCGACACCCTGCCCGGTACGGCCGCCGAGATCCTCGACGACGAAGTACGAAGGACGATCTGCCCCGACAAGATCGATACCGCCCAATGGCTGGAAGTCATGGAAGCCGCCCACGGCATCGGTCTGCGCAGCACGGCGACCGTCATGTTCGGCCATGTCGAGCGCTACGAGCATTGGGCGCGGCATCTCCTCAGGGTGCGCGAGCTTCAGGCACGCACGGGCGGATTCACCGAGTTCGTACCCCTGCCGTTCGTGCACATGGAAGCGCCGATCTATCTCAAAGGGCGCGCGCGGCGGGGGCCGAGCTTCCGCGAGGCCGTGCTGATGCATGCCGTGGCCAGGCTCGCCCTAAATCCCCATGTGCCGAACATTCAGGCGTCCTGGGTCAAGATGGGGCCGCGCGGGGTGGAGGCGTGCCTCAAAGCCGGCGCCAACGATCTCGGCGGCACTCTCATGAACGAAACGATCACCCGTGCGGCAGGTGCGGTGCACGGCCAGGAAATGTCGCCCGCGTCCATGGAAGCGGCGATCCTGCGGCTCGGCCGTGTGCCTGTCCAGCGCACGACCCTCTATGGGAAGGCGACGGCAGAGCGTCGGTGCACATCCTTTGCCGCGGCCCCGCTCGCGGAAATCGTCAACACCCCGGCACGGCGCTACGACCGCGTTCAACCGACGGGATAAACCTTCACCTTCGACCGCCCGCAGTACCTCGCACGCATACGCTCGGACTATCGCGTGGCCGAAAAAGGCGGCCGGTTGAGTCGGTGGCGGCCGCACGTCATCGCTTGAGGCGCGGAATGATTTCCTTGGCGATGATCTCGACCTGGTCCGAGCGATACTGGTAGGGCACGAAGATGAGCTTCTGCACGCCCACCTTGAGATGGGCCTGGAGCTGCGCCACGCATTCGTCGACCGTCCCCATGATTGCGGAGTCCTTGGTCGACTCGCTCCACGCCGCATAGTCCCACTCCTTCGAGAGCCATTCGTTCATCGGCCCTTCGACCGCACTGCGGGACTTGCCGACCATGATCGGCAGTTGGTTGCCATTGAGAAGAGTTCCCGGGTCCTTCCCGGCGTCGGCTGCAAAAGCGCAAACCTTGCTCCACGACTTGGTGAAGCTCTCCGGCGTGTAGAAATAGGTCAACCAGCCATCGCCCGTCACACCCGCACGCTTCAGGACCCGATCGACATAACCGCCGATGAGGATCGGCGGGCGAGGGCGCTGATAGGGCTTCGGGAACATCACCGCACCACGCATGTGATAGGGCGGGTAATCGCCGACCACGAGGTCCTCCGTCCAGAGGCGCGTCATGATCTCGAGGTTTTCGTCCATGATCTTGCCGCGCTTCTCGAAGGGAACGCCGATCGAATCGAATTCGCGCTTGTACCAGCCGGACGCCATGCCGAGCAGAAGTCGTCCGCGCGAAAGCTGGTCCATGCTCGAGAGCTGCTTGGCGAGCACGAGCGGGTTGCGCAGCGGCAGCACGAGTATCCCAGTGCCGAGCTTGATTCTTTTCGTGCGCGCCGCGACCGCGGTGAGAAGCGAAAGCGAATCGATGATCGGAAAATGCGGGTCGACGCCAAGCAGGATGTGATCCCAGACCCAGAGTGAGTCGAAGCCAAGTTCCTCCATCCGCACCCCGTAGTCGACGAGTTCCTGTGCGTCGGGCAGTTGGGGGAACGCGGTGAAGTTCCGCATCGCGATTCCAAATGTGTTCGAAAGTCCGGCCATGGTTTTTTCCTGCTGAGGGTCGAAGTCGAGATGCGGTGCCGATTGCGGCGGCGGTCGGGGTTCAGGCAATATAGAGCTTGTCGGGATCGAGATTGCGCAGCACGGCAAGCTCCCGATCGCTCGGCGCCTCGGTGACGGTGAGATTGCGGCTCACGAGAAGGTCGAAGCCCGTGTTGTCCCGAACCTCTTCCACACTCGCGCCGGGGTGCAGTGCGAGCACCTCCATGCACTTGGTCTTGTCGTCGAAACCCATCACGGCCAAGTCGGTGACGACACGGTACATGCCGCCGGCGAGGAGGCCGGACTGGCGCCGGCTGGCACCACCGCGGATAAATCCGGGGCTCGTGATGAAATCGACTTTCTCGACGAAGCGGCGCTTCTCGTGCTTCATCGCCACGATCATCTGGGTCAGGCTGGAGATGTCATTGCCCCCGCCCGTGCCGGGCAGCCTTGTCGTCGGATTTTCCGCGTCACCAATGAAGGAGCTGTTGAGGTTGCCGTGCCGGTCGATCTGAGCACCGCCCATGAAGCCGATATCGACGTAGCCGCGCTGGAGGAGGAGGAGCACATCGGTGCTGCTCAGCACCATGTTGGCGCGGCGCGTGCATCGCTGCTCATTGGTCGAGGGTGGGAGCTGTCCCGGCTCGACGAAGGCGCCGATGGTGCCGCCCTCGAAGAGGATCGTGAGCCCCGGCCCATGAAGGCGCTGGGCGAGCGTTGCCGCGAGGAGCGGAATGCCGACACCCGCGAAGACGACCTGTCCGTCCTTGAGCAAGCGGCCCGCCATCACCGCAAGAAGCTCGCTTGCCGTGTAGTCGCACGCCTTCGGTATGGTCATGGTTTCAATCGTCATAGATACGCCTCCCGCGGCGGGCCGCATCGAGGGCCTGATCGATACCGAGAAGATCGAGATACCCGGTCCAATCTTTCGGGCCATAAACGTAACGGTCGAGATAGGTCTTCATGCCCTTTTCGGGGTCCTTGCGGATCAGCTCCGCGTACATGTCGAGATGTTTGAAGAACGGCTCGTAGACGCCATAGCATTCGTGCGGCGCACACCCGAAGGGTACCTCGACCACCGCTTCGACGGCGAGAAAGGGAATCTTCGTCCGGTCGGGCGCCCGTCGGATTTGGTCGTTGGACACGATGCGCTCCGTTGTCAGGATGACGCGATTCGCGGCCATGGCGAGATCGATATCCATGAACTGAAGCCCATCCATCTGCGCGTTGCCGTAGGCGTCGCAACGCTGGACGTGGATCAGGGCGACGTCGGGATTGAGGGCGGGCACGAGCACGAGCTTCTCGCCGGTGAACGGACAATCGATTTCCTTTGCCTCCGGCAGGCGGCCGATGACGTCCGAACCCAACATCGAGCGCATCGGCAAAAACGGCACACCCATCGCACCGGCGCGGAAACGCATTCCAACGGCCATGTGACTCCACTCCTCGAAGCGCGCGCGCTTCGATTCCGTGTATTGGCGCATGACCTTCGATACGCCCCAGACGATTCCCTGGCTGAACCAGCTCGTCAGCACGTGCGCAGAGACGCCCGAGCCGAAAAGCAGCTCGCCCTCGCTCGACATGATGCTGCGCGAACACGAAAGCCCTTTGCGCCCAGCCCGGATGAGCGCCCAGATCATCGCCATGGGCGTGCGCGAAAGCGTGCTGCCACCGATGCCGACCTTTTCCCCGTCCTTGACGAGCCGAGCGGCCTCCTCGAGGGACGTCACCTTTTCGTGCAGGCTTCGGTCGCGCTCGGCGGTCCGTCGCCGCAGCTCCAAATACGCCTCTGTCAATCCTATCCTCCGTTCATCCGCCGTGGCGCACCCTCGGCGCCGGCTGTGTCGGCGAAGGCTCCCCTAGCCGGGGCGGTTCAGGCCGGTGCGTGCGTTGAATTCTTCAATCAGCCGGTCCCACCCCGCAACCGCACTTTGAAGCCCGCGCCAGAACCCTTGGTCCCGACGCCGATCGAATGCGTCGAGCGGCACGCCCTGCTGCTCCACCCACGTGTAATAGCCTAGATTGTAAATGCGATTCCGGTCGATTTCCGTGAGCTCGATCGTGTGGTCGACGCTAACGCCCTCGAGGTGCGCGCCCAGGACCTGGCCCGCGGCGACCTCATCGAAACCGCGAGGATAGTGCGCCGATTCGTATTTGCGGGCCTCGCTCGCGTACATCGCGGCGCTGTCGGTCGCCACTGTCACGATCGCGTCGCCGGCACCCAAGCCGAGATGCTTCGCGATCTTGATTGCCGCAAGCACGTTCGCGATGCTCGAGAGGCCTAGGCCGTCGAGACGGTCGATCAGTGCGGGATCGAGCTTGCGACGCGCCGAAAGGAAACGCCGCCCGACCTCGCTGTTGAAGAGGAGATTGAGCGAATCGGTGCTCCGGTCGGAAATGCCGATCACGAGGTCGGTATTCATCACATTGTGGATGAAGGGAATGTGCTTGTCGCCGATGCCTTGGATGTTGTGCTCGCCATAGCCGTTATAGAGCATGGTCGGACATTCGACGGCCTCGACGGCGGCGATCTTGGTGCCATAGGCATTCTTGAGATAATCGCCGGCGCCGAGGGTGCCCGCCGAGCCGGAGGCGGCGACGAAGGCGCTCAGGCGCAATTTGGGATCGCGGTTGCGCATATCCTCGAAAACCGTGCGCAATGCCGGCCCGGTGCAGACATAATGCGCGAGGTAGTTCCCGAACTCGGAGAATTGGTTGAGGATGACGTTGGCTCTGTCCTGCGCAAGCTCCGCGCACTTGTCGTAGATTTCCTTGACGTTGCTTTCCGTCCCTGGCGTGCGGACGATATCCTCGGGCTTGCTCACCCAGCGCTTGAGCCAGTCGAACCGCTCCTGGCTCATGCCAGCAGGCAGCACGGCTACCCCACGGCAGCCGAGGATACGCGAGATCGCAACCCCGCCGCGGCAATAGTTTCCAGTCGACGGCCACACGGCCTTCTGATGCTCGGGGTCGAATTGCCCCGTCACGAGCTTCGGCGCGAGGCAGCCATAGGCCGCAAGCACCTTGTGGGCGCCGATCATGGGGAAGTAGCGCCCAAGGGCGACGAGGATGCGCGCTTTCACGCCGGTCAGCGCGTCCGGAAGCTCGAGATAGCTCGGCACTTTCCCTTGCCCGGCGCGGCGCTCGTCATTGTACCAGTGCACGCGGAAGAGGTTGGCGGCGTGCGGCGCATCCGGGTCGACCCCTCCGAGCTCGGAGACGATCGAGCCCGGGATCCGCGACGGATCGCCAAGCTCCGAGAAGGTCGGCAGCACAACCCGCGCCGCACGCAGGTGGCGCACTGCGCGCTCATGAACGCCGCGATCGAGCACCTCGGTCGCAAGCTCGGTCCATTTCTTCAAGTCGTTCGATTGCAGCGCCACGCGTCGCCCTTCCTGCGGTCGACGGCACTCGGCCGAAGTCGACCTATCGTATTATCGTCCTATTTTTAATACCATAGCGGTGCGAAACCCCTCAACTGCTTTCCTGCGCCCGCCCCTGCCGTGCTAGTGTGGCGAGGCAAAACGGCGGGGGTGCGGACTGCATTGGCAATCCCATCCTGCGGCCGCAACGCCCCTTCCGAAAACTCTCTCGAGGAGCATACGACGATGGCAGCGATACCCGACAAGTATCTCGATCTGCTGCGGCAAAAGAAGGCATTCGCCAATCTCGCCACGGTGATGCCGGACGGTTCACCCCAGGTAACGCCGGTCTGGTTCGACTACGATCACGGCGTCATCCGCGTGAACACGGCGAAGGGACGGGTGAAGGCGCGCAACATGAAGGAAGGGTCGGCCGTGGCGCTGGCGATCATGGACCCAGACAATCCCTACCGCCACATCCAAGTCCGCGGGCGCGTGAAGCGGATGACCGAAGAGGGTGCCAGCAAGCACATCGACTCGCTCGCGAAGAAGTACCTCGGTCAGGATAAATATCCCTACGCGCAACCCGGCGAAGTTCGGATCATGTATGAAATCGAGCCCATGTCGGCCTCGGTGATGGGCTGACACGGGACCTCTCCTGGAGCCGGGTCCCGTGCTCGCTCAAGGTTGGGGCCGCGAGCCGGCATCTTTTAGAGGGGTCAGCCGGGATTCGCCTGACCGTGAGGCGGGGTGCTGCGCACATAGAACCTGTGGTGGCCGATCTCGGCCGTAAGCGCCTTGTCGGCTACCCAGGAAGGCCGGGCGCTCGCCGCGTGAAAGTCGGTCGCACCCCCCGTCGGGTCCTCAGTCAAGCCCGAGAGTGCGAGTCGGGCGATCATGGCCGCAAGGGACCAGGCGTCGTCGTCGAAGGGGGCCGCCTTTTTGCCCTTGCGATGGCCTGTCCAGGAGAACGCGTTTCTTTGATAGACGACATCGCAGATCGTCCGCGCGAACCCGTGTGCGCGGGATCGGTTGAGGGTTACGTGGGCGACGGCAAGCTGACCCTCCGGAGCCTCGCCGCGCGCTTCGTAGTATATATTCATAGTAAGGCAATGAAGCTCAACCCTGTCGACCGTGACGACCGGCCACGTCGGCAACGGTGGCGTGCGGTCCTCGGGCGCATAGGATGACACGGCCTCGTGCGATGGAATCGTCGCGAGGAGGGAGATGCAAAACGCCAGCGCGCTGAGGGGCCATCGCATGTGGACCGCCTCCAAATTTGCTGCGACATCTTTCAAAAAAACCGATCGCAATCACGTCGGGTCCGCCCCCTTGAGGGCGAGGCCGCAAACAATCCCCGGATGTGCATTGCGCGGGTCCGGGCCGAATTTCGCCGATGCTTCCTACCGTGCATCGCTCAATCCGGCCGTCCGCGGCGGATAGCCGCGCCTTCTCGGCCTCCGACAGCATCCTGGGCGCGCATCGAATTAACTTATATTCGGGCAAGGATTGTGCCAGGGAAGGCACCGGAGCAACGCATTGAGAAGGCCGCGAAAAAGAAGTGTGCATCGCGGCGAAAGGTTGCGTCGGTGGAGCGCTGGGTTTCAACGCTGAAACATCGCGCGGCAAGCAGCGGAACGCGAGGTAGTTAATCAATAGCCGGCTATCTATTATCGATCTCCGCTACGGCGCCCGCGACGCGTGCCCGAGCGCACCGGCCGGCCCTGTGAAATGGTTAACACCGCCGGGGCCGCCAACCGTGCTACGGATAATGGGCGAGGGGTACGACCATGGCATACGGCACAGCCAAACGCACGTACAGGCTCCATTATTCGCAGCGATTCGAGTCCGATTTCCGGCGCCACGGATTGCCGCGCGTGCAGAGACGCCGGCACTTTCGTCTCGGGAGCGCGCACCCGGC is a window encoding:
- the cofE gene encoding coenzyme F420-0:L-glutamate ligase, with product MATSTVTLSALSDIPLVEPGDDLGAILIGAIEGGGYCLHDRDVLVIAQKIVSKAENRYVDLADVAPSPRAVELASAVKKDPRLVEVILSESTEVVRHRGEVLIVAHRLGFVMANAGVDQSNIEHPGGRDRVLLLPKDPDGSCSVMKNRLDAHFGVEIGVVINDSFGRAWRNGVVGVALGAAGLPAIVDMVGEPDLFGRRMRVTQIALADEVASAASLLMGQAAEGRPAVLVRGLDWGARRAIAARELVRPKELDLFR
- the cofD gene encoding 2-phospho-L-lactate transferase, which gives rise to MNKGPKDVFPDTSGKVLALCGGVGGAKLALGLHRILPPESLAIVANTGDDFEHLGLHVSPDLDTVLYTLAGLNNPETGWGRANETWTFMEALSTLGGESWFMLGDGDLAIHVERTRRLRAGETLTEVTRDFASRLGLNTALLPMSDDPVRTLVRTDEGVLEFQRYFVQLRCAPIARGFIYEGAAQAAPNPALMAMLGAPDLAMVVICPSNPYLSVDPILALPGVRDALATCAAPVVAVSPIVAGQAVKGPAAKIMAELGVPRTQSAIARHYEGLIDGLVVDETDVAESRDLALPVEVTHTLMKSLDDRMALAQHLISFAARLRNSGNRRRPTGRQRAGRGGA
- the cofC gene encoding 2-phospho-L-lactate guanylyltransferase, which codes for MSVPGIWAVVPAKDLAQAKRRLAGVLSAAERQGFARAMFEDVLDALVRAPNLAGGLVVTRDAALAALARGYGLRVIADLRHEGPNGAIALAAKTLAAQGAAGMIAIPADVPLVSAEDIASILAGISKGPSVTLAPAFADMGTNGIALAPPDAIPPCFGPQSFFRHQEVALKRGIEPHVLRLPNLGLDVDRPGDLARFIARPSATRSYRCLEASGALARLRHALSMSPDENASRGALQPREGNG
- the cofH gene encoding 5-amino-6-(D-ribitylamino)uracil--L-tyrosine 4-hydroxyphenyl transferase CofH yields the protein MSEPVPSLLRKAMDGGRLSEAESLSLAGCEDLSALMRAAAALRDAGHGRNVSYSRKVFIPLTQLCRDVCHYCTFAHPPRRGERAYMTQKEVLAVARAGATAGCKEALFTLGDKPELRYAIAREELEALGHPSTIAYLTATAKLVFEETGLLPHVNPGVLTADDIVALRAVSVSQGLMLESSAERLSARGGPHFGSPDKHPALRLETIRLAGEYAVPFTSGLLIGIGETRRERIESLLALRAAHERHGHIQEVIVQNFRAKPDTIMADAEDASLDEHLWTIAIARLVLGAAMNIQAPPNLRPGALEPLIAAGINDWGGVSPVTPDHVNPEAPWPHLEALERATNEAGKELVERLAIYPDYARAPQHWVDQGLAASVLRNIDGEGFARVGPWSPGADERVPEKDMALIAASKPATIEHGLMRTLAQAERGEALSEQEITRLFRVRGAEFGAVCAAADELRANVNGDRVSYVVNRNINYTNVCYFRCQFCAFSKGKLSENLRGRPYDLALEEIERRTREAWARGASEVCMQGGIHPEYTGATYLDICRAVKRAAPDIHVHAFTALEVWQGARTLGMTVSDFLAELSDAGLDTLPGTAAEILDDEVRRTICPDKIDTAQWLEVMEAAHGIGLRSTATVMFGHVERYEHWARHLLRVRELQARTGGFTEFVPLPFVHMEAPIYLKGRARRGPSFREAVLMHAVARLALNPHVPNIQASWVKMGPRGVEACLKAGANDLGGTLMNETITRAAGAVHGQEMSPASMEAAILRLGRVPVQRTTLYGKATAERRCTSFAAAPLAEIVNTPARRYDRVQPTG
- a CDS encoding TIGR03619 family F420-dependent LLM class oxidoreductase; this encodes MAGLSNTFGIAMRNFTAFPQLPDAQELVDYGVRMEELGFDSLWVWDHILLGVDPHFPIIDSLSLLTAVAARTKRIKLGTGILVLPLRNPLVLAKQLSSMDQLSRGRLLLGMASGWYKREFDSIGVPFEKRGKIMDENLEIMTRLWTEDLVVGDYPPYHMRGAVMFPKPYQRPRPPILIGGYVDRVLKRAGVTGDGWLTYFYTPESFTKSWSKVCAFAADAGKDPGTLLNGNQLPIMVGKSRSAVEGPMNEWLSKEWDYAAWSESTKDSAIMGTVDECVAQLQAHLKVGVQKLIFVPYQYRSDQVEIIAKEIIPRLKR
- a CDS encoding CoA-transferase, which produces MTIETMTIPKACDYTASELLAVMAGRLLKDGQVVFAGVGIPLLAATLAQRLHGPGLTILFEGGTIGAFVEPGQLPPSTNEQRCTRRANMVLSSTDVLLLLQRGYVDIGFMGGAQIDRHGNLNSSFIGDAENPTTRLPGTGGGNDISSLTQMIVAMKHEKRRFVEKVDFITSPGFIRGGASRRQSGLLAGGMYRVVTDLAVMGFDDKTKCMEVLALHPGASVEEVRDNTGFDLLVSRNLTVTEAPSDRELAVLRNLDPDKLYIA
- a CDS encoding CoA-transferase, with the protein product MTEAYLELRRRTAERDRSLHEKVTSLEEAARLVKDGEKVGIGGSTLSRTPMAMIWALIRAGRKGLSCSRSIMSSEGELLFGSGVSAHVLTSWFSQGIVWGVSKVMRQYTESKRARFEEWSHMAVGMRFRAGAMGVPFLPMRSMLGSDVIGRLPEAKEIDCPFTGEKLVLVPALNPDVALIHVQRCDAYGNAQMDGLQFMDIDLAMAANRVILTTERIVSNDQIRRAPDRTKIPFLAVEAVVEVPFGCAPHECYGVYEPFFKHLDMYAELIRKDPEKGMKTYLDRYVYGPKDWTGYLDLLGIDQALDAARRGRRIYDD
- a CDS encoding pyridoxal-phosphate dependent enzyme, whose product is MLDRGVHERAVRHLRAARVVLPTFSELGDPSRIPGSIVSELGGVDPDAPHAANLFRVHWYNDERRAGQGKVPSYLELPDALTGVKARILVALGRYFPMIGAHKVLAAYGCLAPKLVTGQFDPEHQKAVWPSTGNYCRGGVAISRILGCRGVAVLPAGMSQERFDWLKRWVSKPEDIVRTPGTESNVKEIYDKCAELAQDRANVILNQFSEFGNYLAHYVCTGPALRTVFEDMRNRDPKLRLSAFVAASGSAGTLGAGDYLKNAYGTKIAAVEAVECPTMLYNGYGEHNIQGIGDKHIPFIHNVMNTDLVIGISDRSTDSLNLLFNSEVGRRFLSARRKLDPALIDRLDGLGLSSIANVLAAIKIAKHLGLGAGDAIVTVATDSAAMYASEARKYESAHYPRGFDEVAAGQVLGAHLEGVSVDHTIELTEIDRNRIYNLGYYTWVEQQGVPLDAFDRRRDQGFWRGLQSAVAGWDRLIEEFNARTGLNRPG
- a CDS encoding PPOX class F420-dependent oxidoreductase, translating into MAAIPDKYLDLLRQKKAFANLATVMPDGSPQVTPVWFDYDHGVIRVNTAKGRVKARNMKEGSAVALAIMDPDNPYRHIQVRGRVKRMTEEGASKHIDSLAKKYLGQDKYPYAQPGEVRIMYEIEPMSASVMG
- a CDS encoding cell wall hydrolase; this encodes MRWPLSALAFCISLLATIPSHEAVSSYAPEDRTPPLPTWPVVTVDRVELHCLTMNIYYEARGEAPEGQLAVAHVTLNRSRAHGFARTICDVVYQRNAFSWTGHRKGKKAAPFDDDAWSLAAMIARLALSGLTEDPTGGATDFHAASARPSWVADKALTAEIGHHRFYVRSTPPHGQANPG